The genomic interval aattattttttattactttaataattgataagtacacaaatatttctataaaataatgataattaaatgtatttgatatccgAACCCCAGGGGGGTCATTTCGTTCTCTTTAAATCATATTGACCGGGGACTATATGCGCGCAAATTTAACAGTTGTGTGGCCTCGGCATGTGACGTAATTTTCCCGCGCGGAATGTTCAACCCACTCTAGTCCGTGTCACTGTCGGAGTAAAGCACCCTTGGCCTTTGGCGTTTCCTACAAGTACACACGGACTTGTTTTTGATGTTTATTGTGAAAGATCCACCATTAATGGGTCCCGAAAACAATGACGGGAGCGTGTTTGGTAATGGTGGTCTGTTTGATACGTTTTGAAGTTGAACATCACCGTTTTGATGACACTAGTGATGATGGCCGGGGGCCGGATGATGGATTGTTTGCTGGCTGACCGATCTGCTCTGAGTGCGCGTTCGACAATGTTCTTGAGATCGTCCTATGTTGGTTTGAGTTTATTGTCGAATAATTGTTAATACTCTGGATGTTCTTGTGTCCGGAAATCTGAAAGgataaaaaaatgcaaaaatatgcaAGTGATTCGTAAAAAAGTTACAGTAGCCCTACTGTACCGAAATATTTGTGATGGGatgtattttcttaaataaaggtaagtctgcattaaaaacacacattttgttattatttaacgtacaagaatatttattaatacCTGCATAATCTGATTGGGAGGCAACCCGTTATCATTCAACTTCTGTACAAGATACTTTCTTGCGCTATGGTTCGTGAGGCGCTTTCCATTTCCCCCTGTTTTGCTCGTCAAgcctaaaacatttttattgcaaatattgaaaaatcctgTATCACGGGTCATAATTCAGTAATCATTTAGTATTAAAGTGCAAATAACCAGAACAATCGACCTTGACCTGTtgtgtgaaattttgaaatgcaacaTGACATCGTGTACTGTTTCAGTACAcactgtaatacattgtatagcctGTGTACAATCTGAAAGGGGCGGGGCttagtttttgttattttgttgacagCAGCTGTTTATTATAATGGAAGTTTAGGATGAATTCATAAAATAGTACCTGCATTTTCTGCCATTGTAGTCATGAATCTTCCCAGTTTATTTACGCCGACAGGCTGGCACTTAAACCACCTGCTAGATTTGTCCATATTTGTATTAGTGGCGATATAATAGGGGGCATCATCATGGCAGTATGTTGGCGGACGGCGAGATTGGTAGACCTTATAAGTGGCGACAGGGCAGCGTGATGGGGTTTTAGGGGTAGCCCAGGCGCGCGGGGGGACGGCCCTTACATTCTTAGGATTTGATCCAGGCCTTGTTTTAGTTTGCCGTTCACAAAATTCAATGTACTCATTATTCTCTGAATCTTTACATAGCTTAATATCCCCCCCAACACATATCCCTGTGTTCAGTAACACCTCGCATGCCAAAATGCACAGTATTTAGAAACCAAACTGTTCTTAAAGGATTAAGGCCACGATTTTATGAAAAGCTGTATTTTTCGCTATTATGAtgcaataatgtaaataaattccGATATACCGTGTTTCCCGAGTCCCTCGTAACTGGTATACCAGACAGACGTCTGTTCTGAGCACGCCTTTGAATATGCATATTTTGTGGGCGGGATCGAGGCTGATTGgcatgtgacgtcacaagtgCATAGACGCCGCCATATTTACATAGACACTCCCACCAttattatttgcatatttttgacAACAATCCAACATCATCGGAAACATTATCGCCATGGTAGCGTGTGCAGCGTTTGGTTGCTACAACCACAACAACAAGAAAGGGGGAAAAAAGATAAGTTTCTTCAGTTTTCCAAAGGAGAAGCCATACCGGCAGATTTGGATCAACTATACACGGCGTGTATTTAAACCTTCCGCCCATCATAGATTGTGTGAGGAACATTTCTCTGCATCACGTTTTGCACGAGATCCAGCAGCTATGGTAGTTTTGGGTATGTCGTCGCCGTACTCTCGGAAGATTTTGAAGAAAGATGCAGTGCCCGATGTTCCCCTGAAACTGCAAAATGAAGTTAGCAGCATCAGTCTTCCTGCCCGACCCCGTGTACGAGGGGCGTTTGAGAAGCGTGCCAGAGCCGAGGTAGGCATCGAGGAAATTTGTAGTGACCtatatacatatctacatatatccGTGTCTAGACTAATTCATGCCAGAATGTAATCATTAATTCGATGTTATGACGTCGTgctatgtatttttttatatgtactgTACCTAAATTAAAACATTGCTATTCGTcgggtatatatatgtactatacaGTAATGTAGGCATAGAGCAGGGAAAATAAAGTCTAAACAGGTCGGCTATTTGATTACATATGTGTAAaacacaggcgtctgcatctggttttggaaaataacatatcctacccctactatatgaacataGTAGGGGttggttattatattttttatcaaaccagaCGCCTGtggtgtaaaatatacaatagaTTTACGCCTagagtatatgtatacatacatgtatgagtgTGTCTgtgaatacattttttataatccGGTGGGGGTGTCATTTACACTACTGACTGTATGTCCTTTTATATTGAATTCTACAGTAAAGTAATTATATGGCATACAGTTGACCATATGTACTTGtatgttgaaaataatcaaCCACTAGTAGATCTGGGCTAAGAACATAATctgaatatatttttcaatcGATTTAGAATTGATTTCATGGATTTTCACTTGgcctactgtatacatgtatatatatggaaatttcTACTTTGATCTGTGTCACCCCTAGATCTACAGttacataaatgtacattaatttatataaaagtgTTATGCGGTtgaattgaatttaaatatatatggcCTTCAAATTATAATAAAGTACATGTGAGGATTTGTATGACACTCGGTATGTACAGCATATGCATGATGTCATGGGAACCTCACAAAACCATACAAGTTTTTGAGGTATAAACAAATCTAGTCATTCAATTCTTATTGCCTGTGGTACTTTTCTAATTGATCCTTCGATTCATACCCAAAAGTTATACATCAATTGACTCAATTTATATATAGGATACAATCTGATaggtaattttaatttaaatattttttttttatgtttcagaTCGTTTCGAGTGTAATTTGTAATAATGCACTGATGGATATCACACGTACAGTGACCAACCATGATGAGGAGGAAATGGATGAAACACAGGTTATTCAGCTGCCAAACACAACACAGGATACTTGCTGTCAAACCATGCCACCCATTATGTGTAACAAGAAGGTTCAGGTAAAGCTACTGCCCCCTCAGAGAACTCGGTCTCATCAAACGGACGCCGCAACATCACCAATGTGTCGGTCATTTGGAACTCAAACTGATCCCAAAATAACCAAGATCAGAGTAACACCAGCTGCTCATATTGAGATTCCTGACCAGACTAGTACTGTGTCTTATGAAAGTGAGGAAGAAGACGAGATTGacagtgatgtatgtatggacaGTGACGATGAGGACTATCATCCAACATCAGATGACTTAGAATGTagcgatgatgatgatggggaGGGAGAAGTAAACATTATGAATTACCGCTTAGAGAATGATGTGTCTCCTGTGGAGGAGAAGCAGTTCCTGGTCAGTGAGACAGCTCTCACAGAACTTTTGTCTGTTTGTAGATATTGTTCAGGTGATTGCACACCTCTCATCCAATTCACCAGAGGTACAATGATTGTGACCAGGTCTGTGTGTGTAAATGGACACTCCTTTACATGGAAGAGCCAGCCTTGCCACAAGACTTTACCCTGGTGCAATTTATTGACTGCATCTGCAATTATGACCAGTGGCAGCAGTGGGTCAAAGGTACTTCAGCTTTTCCACAACATGAACTTGCAGATGTTCAGCACCAGAACTTGCAGTCGTTTGATTAGTTTATATGTTGTGCCATCTATTCAAACCACTTGGATTGCCTCTCAGGCTCATCTGTTGGAACAGATACAAGGACAGGAGGTAGTTCTTGGAGGTGATGCCAGATGTGACTCTCCGGGGTACTCTGCAAAATACGGGACTTACACCCTCATGGATCTGGAGGCCAACAAGATTCTCACCACTAATCTAGTGCAGGTAAgctgtgtatatatacaatgaaacttgtctaatctgacacctgATTTTTCCAACATCCTGTCTTATCCGACCAAAAGTGTTGCTCCCCCATGGTGTCAGATTGGACAGATTTCATTGTGCATATACTAAATTAAAATCTGAACTTGTTTGGTTATAATTATGGGCAATTCAGTCAATTATCAAATAAGAAATAACATTGTGACATTACACAGCTTCTGGCATCTGTGTTAATTGTGACTTATAGTTTCAAGATCACAGAGGTTTGGTAGTTTGAAtcacatgtatgtatgcatgtagcAACACTGGACTGGTTTGGCTGGGTAATTGGCAACCACATAGCTATGAAAGGTCCCAAGTTCGAACtccagtctggccgctacattttcacCTATTTCATTAGTATAAGTCATATAATATGGTGGTTGCATAGTGGTAATACATATGTGACAGTGTATGCACTTGTTTGTCTGATTCCCCATTCATCACacattgtataataattatatatcatgaGATGACTGTAGTTGTAAACTCGGTCAACAAGagtaattgatatttttttagtaatatggaaaagaaataaagtttataaaaatgtttacaagAATACTGATACTTCATGTAAATCTTTATATTTGTAGTAATTAATTTAATGACTGAAGCTGATCAATTATGATACAAAGGTACTttacatacatgtttattaatttgttttcttgcTTTGTCTTAATTGCAGTGTAATGAAGTTGCAAGTTCTACCCATATGGAGTTAGAGGGTCTCAAGAGAGGTCTGGCATGTCTTGACAGGCATGTCACTGTGAAGGCACTGGTGACTGATCGTCACAGCATGGTAAAGAAATTCATGAGGGAAGAGCACAGCGACATAAGACACTACTTTGATGTGTGGCATGTGGCAAAAGGTAAATGTTTTTGTAAACTACATAGTCTACTCTATATATACTTGTCAGTGAATGTATCATTCATAAATATGCATACATATTATATCCATGTAATTGTATgacattattctcaatataagatccatacattgtatattaatgGCATATAGAGTGTATGGTGTGTTGATGATTTTATAGTTTATGTGTACATAATTGAAATGTGTTGTGAATTTCtattttctctttaaaatttaaaatttcatttttttttgttggttaaCAAacatgttgggtttttttttgaagaaattGAGTTGATGTTATGTCAAAAGTTCTTATAATGAAGGTGTATATCATAGGTATATCAAAGAAGCTGGAAGCTATGGCTAAGAAAAAACGTGGACAGGAAATCCGGCCTTGGATCAAAGCCATTGTAAACCACATGCACTGGGTGTCAGCTTCCTGTGATGGCGATGGTGAGTTGGTGTCCGCCAAATGGTTATCCTTGATGAACCACATCAGAAACAAGCATGTTGGACATTCACAGAGGTATCCAGCATGTGAACATGGGGAACTAACCGAGGACCGAGCATGGCTCAAAGAAGGTAATTTTTCAAAACGTATCTAATTTTCCAAACACAGGGACATGAGTTTCCTTTTAATTATTTCTGGATAAGTTTATCATACCACAAGATTATTCATATCCCTGTGCTTCCAAGCAAATAAAAGGCAGCCATTTTCAGTCATTATTAATTGTAATCATTGGTTTATTTTCAATGCTATCTTAATTGAAAGACAAACACCTGGTAACTTTTCAGTTTATCTGTCCTAAACTATGACCAACAAAGCTGCTTCACTTCTCATtttgtacttgcaatattttgtTCATGTAATAGTGTTGTCCATGAAATACAAATCAATAgaattgtttaattaatttatgtttctggtcggcaaaatttaagaattttttttttttgctacaGGATCAGTTCCATTCAAACTCTTGAATGAAGTGGTCACCAGCAAATTTCTGATGAAGGACATACCAAAGCTGTCACCAGTCCATAAACCTACGTCTTAGAAGTGTTTCATTCTATAGTGAACCATTTTGCACCCAAGAGCACACATTTCCAGTATGCAGCCATGAATGCAAGGTATGTAGTATTTTTATGGGACCCCACCTTCATATAGGGTCAAATTACTTGGTGATCGAGTTGGTATTTTGGCACATGTACTTAAAATTTAATAGTATTATATCGCTTAATTTTAAGTGGAATCATTACCTTCAAGGAGCCAAAGTTCTCAATTATACTTGTACATTTTTTACCACTAATCTTAACcatcaattataattatacacaccTATATCTCATTGAACTGTATCTTGAGTGATATgggaaagaaaattaaaagtgtCAGTACCCGATCTACTTAACATATAAGctgatattaatttgaaaaatgtttttacattattatatatacttttcagAAACAGTGTAGCTGCTCTTCACTACAATGAAAACAGCAACAGACCCCAGGCAACTACAAAGGATGGCCAGTTGCAGTTTGCTACTTGCTATCCAAAAGCGAAAAAGGGAACAGTTGCAGTAGTGAAACCGTGCAAACCTCCACCAACATTTGGtaattataattgtattttatcCAGGTGTGcgagatatctttatttatctcaaaattcaatttacaaATTTAGGAATGTGGATCAAGTGGTTGCTAAGACAACCAGTACCCAaaactaaaacacaaaaaagttttaaaaaattaaaatgcataATTTTTTTCATCTGCTGTAGGGTATAGACAGacataaatacaaatatgttcTAATTCACTATGTTAACCGaacataaaatgtttatcatataaaactcaacaactgtatacatgtatatgggagTGACATTCTACAGTCAAacaaatttaattatcaaataatttatttctcaGGTTATGTTTCACATATTCAACAAGCTGTCGTGGACAGAAGAACTACAGAATGTCCAACATATAAAACTGCAGGCAGCAACATCAGACTTCTGAATATGTACAACCCTCCCACCCTGGCCTCAACGTTCGAGCGATTTGAGAAGGAGGAACTAATTCAACACCACCGATCTCGTTTTCTTAACACATCTGTTTCACCATCATGCACTAACTAACCGTTCCAAATAGTTTGCAGAAACTACACACGAGGATATCGAAATCCACAGTACTGTTCTGATGGAAATGTCTCTCTGATTTTCTGTACCACACAAGAAGGCCAAAATCTTCCTATTGTGGCGTCCTAAACGATGCCATATCCAGCGTACAAATCTCCTGTAGGCAATATGACGGTATATCCTGTAATGTAATAAGTTTATACTAAAACTGTGGTTGCTTTTGTCACAGATACTATACAACAGTATGGACAAGGACCATATACTGATAATTCTATGATTATCTG from Argopecten irradians isolate NY unplaced genomic scaffold, Ai_NY scaffold_1042, whole genome shotgun sequence carries:
- the LOC138313902 gene encoding LOW QUALITY PROTEIN: uncharacterized protein (The sequence of the model RefSeq protein was modified relative to this genomic sequence to represent the inferred CDS: inserted 1 base in 1 codon): MVACAAFGCYNHNNKKGGKKISFFSFPKEKPYRQIWINYTRRVFKPSAHHRLCEEHFSASRFARDPAAMVVLGMSSPYSRKILKKDAVPDVPLKLQNEVSSISLPARPRVRGAFEKRARAEIVSSVICNNALMDITRTVTNHDEEEMDETQVIQLPNTTQDTCCQTMPPIMCNKKVQVKLLPPQRTRSHQTDAATSPMCRSFGTQTDPKITKIRVTPAAHIEIPDQTSTVSYESEEEDEIDSDVCMDSDDEDYHPTSDDLECSDDDDGEGEVNIMNYRLENDVSPVEEKQFLVSETALTELLSVCRYCSGDCTPLIQFTRGTMIVTRSVCVNGHSFTWKSQPCHKTLPWCNLLTASAIMTSGSSGSKVLQLFHNMNLQMFSTRTCSRLISLYVVPSIQTTWIASQAHLLEQIQGQEVVLGGDARCDSPGYSAKYGTYTLMDLEANKILTTNLVQCNEVASSTHMELEGLKRGLACLDRHVTVKALVTDRHSMVKKFMREEHSDIRHYFDVWHVAKGISKKLEAMAKKKRGQEIRPWIKAIVNHMHWVSASCDGDGELVSAKWLSLMNHIRNKHVGHSQRYPACEHGELTEDRAWLKEGSVPFKLLNEVVTSKFLMKDIPKLSPVHXTYVLEVFHSIVNHFAPKSTHFQYAAMNARNSVAALHYNENSNRPQATTKDGQLQFATCYPKAKKGTVAVVKPCKPPPTFGYVSHIQQAVVDRRTTECPTYKTAGSNIRLLNMYNPPTLASTFERFEKEELIQHHRSRFLNTSVSPSCTN